One window of the Oncorhynchus gorbuscha isolate QuinsamMale2020 ecotype Even-year linkage group LG17, OgorEven_v1.0, whole genome shotgun sequence genome contains the following:
- the LOC124001963 gene encoding solute carrier family 35 member F4-like isoform X2, translated as MKKHSARVAPLSSYSSQVLTCPISEGEEGSESRADTPGSEASGEGTSYQTCANTVLKVLGGLLLVLCVSSSWVGTTQLVQLTFKSFSCPFFVSWFSTNWNILLFPLYYGGHVVTTRDKQTPIQKFRECSRLFGEDGMTLKLFLKRTAPFSILWTLTNYLYLLALRKLTATDVSALYCCHKAFVFLLSWIVLKDRFMGVRIVAAIMAITGIVMMAYADGFHGDSIIGVALAVGSASTSALYKVLFKMFLGSASLGEVAHFLSTMGVFNLIFISFIPLILYFTKVEHWGSLSSLPWGYLCGLAGLWLVFNILVNVGVVLTYPILISIGTLLSVPGNAAVDVLKHEVIFSVVRLAATCIICLGFLLLLLPEEWDSVTLRFLAAFADKKSEEHGEELTESSIHTRSRSRANGTVSIPMA; from the exons GAGAGGAGGGTTCTGAGTCTCGTGCAGACACCCCAGGCAGCGAGGCCAGTGGAGAGGGGACATCGTACCAGACGTGTGCTAACACAGTGCTGAAGGTGCTGGGGGGCCTCCTATTGGTCCTATGTGTGTCCTCCTCCTGGGTGGGCACCACTCAGCTGGTCCAGCTCACCTTCAAGTCCTTCTCCTGCCCCTTCTTTGTCTCCTGGTTCAGCACCAACTGGaacatcctcctcttccctctctactaCGGAGGCCATGTGGTCACCACCCGGGACAAGCAAACACCTATACAGAAATTCAG AGAATGCAGCAGGCTTTTCGGGGAAGATGGGATGACACTCAAGCTGTTCCTGAAGAGGACAGCCCCCTTCTCCATCCTGTGGACCCTGACTAACTACCTGTACCTGCTGGCCCTGAGGAAGCTGACCGCCACTGACGTCTCAGCCCTCTACTGCTGCCACAAGGCCTTCGTCTTCCTGCTGTCATGGATCGTCCTGAAGGACCGCTTCATGGGTGTACGG ATTGTGGCAGCCATAATGGCCATCACAGGCATTGTCATGATGGCATACGCAGATGGTTTCCATGGGGACTCCATCATAGGTGTGGCCTTGGCTGTGGGCTCTGCCTCCACATCGGCTCTCTACAAG GTGCTGTTTAAGATGTTCCTGGGCAGTGCCAGCCTGGGTGAGGTGGCTCACTTCCTCTCCACCATGGGTGTCTTCAATCTCATCTTCATCTCCTTCATCCCCCTCATCCTCTACTTCACCAAAGTGGAGCACTGGGGCTCTCTGTCCTCACTGCCCTGGGGATACCTGTGTGGCCtggctgggctctggctgg TGTTCAATATCCTGGTTAATGTTGGTGTGGTGCTTACCTACCCCATCCTCATCTCTATAGGGACACTGCTCAGTGTGCCCGGCAatgcag CGGTAGATGTGTTGAAACATGAGGTTATCTTCAGTGTGGTGCGTCTGGCTGCCACCTGCATCATCTGCCTGGgcttcctgctgctgctgcttcctgAGGAGTGGGACTCCGTCACTCTGCGCTTCCTCGCCGCCTTCGCAGACAAGAAGTCTGAGGAGCATGGCGAGGAGCTGACCGAGTCCAGCATCCACACGCGCAGCCGCAGCCGAGCCAATGGCACAGTCTCAATCCCTATGGCATGA